CGGTGTGGTCCGGGGGTGCCAGGTCGTCCGGGACCGCCAGCCCCGCGAGGACGAACAGGTCGAGGGCGTGGAAGCCGAGCGCGGCCGCGAGCCGGCGGACCTGCTCCCGCGCGGGCACCGACCCCGCGAGCACGGTGCGGACCTCGTCGGCGCCCAGTCCGGCGCGCTCGGCCAACTCGGTTGGGTGGAGCTCTCGTTGATCCAGAAGGAGGGTCAGTGCGGACCCGAATCCGCGGACTTGGGTCATGCCCGCAGCCTAGGCCGTCCGTCCGGCCGGCGCGGATCGGGCCTGGTTCGGGGGCCCGGCCGTGCGTCTGGCGGTGGGGCCGGGGCTACGGGGCGTTGCCGTTGGCGGCCAGGCGGGCGTTCATCTCCGCGTGGGCGCGCCGGGAGTGGTCGTTGGCCGGGTCGTGTTCGAGCCGGAGGTAGTCGTAGAGGACCTGTACGCACTCGTCACGGGTGGCGTAGTGCGCGTCGGTGGTCAGCTCCAGGCGCTTGGTGATCTCCATCGGCCGTCCGTCCGCCGCGGTGTACACCGGGTGCCAGACGAGCCGGACCGCCGGGTTGAGCGCCATGACCACGCGGAGCTGCGGGATCTCCTGGGCGATCAGGACGCTGTCGGGGTCGTAGCCGCGCAGGAAGATGTGGACGGCTCCCCCGGCGTGGTTCACGAAGGCCTTCGACAGGACGTTCCACATCGGCGTCTTGAGCGACCAGTCCTCGGTCAGGGTCAGCTTGTCGACCACGCCGCCGAAGGCCGTGGACTCCAGGGGGGTGTGGCCCTTGGCGAGGGCGTAGTCGCTCATCTGCCTGCCGCCGGACCAGAGGGCCAGCGTCGGGGTCTTGATCTTCAGGTACGCGCCGATGAGCTTCACCAGGTCCTGGTACCAGGTGTTCGAGGCGCGGTGGTCGCGCTGGTCCTGGCGCTTGACGTGGGCGGCCATGGCCTCGTCGTTGAGCTGCCCCTGCTCGGCGAGGCCGCCGAGGATGAGCTGCCAGGCGGCGTCCGTGACGTCGTCGTCGAAGCCGGCCCTGGCCATGTCGTCGCGGAACGTGCCCCACTCGCCGTGCCCGGTGGGATCGATGGCGTGCCGGCGCGCCTCCTCCCTGGCCCCGGTGTCCTCCTGACGCTGCACCCAGCGCGTCACGGCCGCGTTGCCCGCGGTCCGCTGGAGGGCGGCGAGTGCGGCGGGATGCGGGACCGGCCCGGCCGGCTGCTGCCGGTCCGTGGTCCGTGCGCCGGGCTCGGAGCGTCTGCGCGGCGCCGTCGCGGTGGCCGGCGGAACCGAGGGTGTCCTTGCCTCTCGCACGCGCGCCTGCCCTCCAGGGTCGCTCGTCGGCCCGGGGGCCCGATGGCCCGAGGTTAAGGGCGCCGGTACGGCCCGCGCGAGGGGTGAAAGGGCAGGGAGCGGGCGCGACGGGCCGGCGGTCAGGGCGCCCCCGCGCCGTCGGCGAGGACCGAAAGGGCACGGGCCGTGGCCGTGGCCGGGCACGGGCCTCGGGGGCAGTGGCCGCCGCAGCACGATCCGAGAGACTGTCGGCGACAGGTTCCGATATATCGTTGACGCATCGCGATGGATCAGTGATAGTGGAGACATCGGAACACCGATGACGAGGAAATCGAATGACGGAAGGAGCGCGGTCATGCGTTCACACGGACAGCACGGACACGACCACGGGCACGAGCACGGACGGGGCCACGGCCACTGCGGGCCGGATCGTCGGGAGGAGTTCGCCGGGCGCCGCGCCGCTTTCGGACCGTTCGGGCCGCCCTTCGGCGGGGGCCCCTTCGGCGGGCGCGGCGGCCGCGGCGGGCCGCGGGGCCGGGCGCGGCGCGGCGACGTGCGCGCCTCGATCCTGGCGCTGCTCACCGACCGGCCGATGCACGGCTACGAGATGATCCAGGAGATCGGCGAGCGCAGCGGCGGGGCCTGGAGGCCCAGCCCGGGCTCGGTCTACCCGACCCTCCAGCTCCTGGAGGACGAGGGTCTCATCACCAGCGCGAGCGACGGCGGCAAGAAGCTGTTCACGCTCACCGACGCGGGCCGTACCGAGGCCGAGTCGGGCCCGGACGTCCCTTGGGCGGACGCCGGCCGCGGCTTCGACTTCGAGGCGATGCACGAGGTCCGCCAGGCCGGAGTCGGTCTGATGGAGGCCTTCGGGCAGGTCTTCAAGACCGGCTCGCCCGAACAGCGCGAGAAGGCCGTGGCGGTCATCAACGACGCCCGCAAGAAGCTCTACCTGATCCTGGCCGACGAGCACTGACCGGCCCGCTCCCCGCTGCGGGGGCACCTGACGGCGCGCCCCGCGAGAGACCTCGCGGGGCGCGCCGCCGTCGGTGCGGAGGGGTGCGCGGGCGGGGTCGCGGCGGCTCAGGCCACCAGGCCGGCGAGCTTGCGCAGCGATTCGTTCAGCGCGGCGGTGGCCGAGTCCTTGAGCTTGCCGGCCATCAGGGAGACGGCCGCCCCCGTGAACTCGCCGTCGATGCGCACCGTGGTGGCGGCGCCGTCCGGGATCAGGGTGTAGCGGGTCAGCACGGCGACGCCCATGGGGCCCTTGCCGGTGATCGCGAAGAGTCGTTCGTCCTCCAGCTCCGAGACGGTCCACAGGACCTCGGCGGGGAAGCCCATCATCTTCATGTTCTCGGCGAAGGCGGTCCCGATCGCCAGGGTCTGCGGACCGCCCTTCGGGAAGTCGGTGTGCGTCATGCTCCACTGGCCGTACGCGTCCCAGTCCGTCAGCTGGGCCCAGAGCTTCGCGGCGGGCGCCTCGATCCGTGATTCCGCGGTGACTTCGGCCATGCGACCACCCCTTCTCGTCGGGTACGTGCGGCGGAAGGTAGCCCCGGCGGGCGGAACATTCAATACTGACGACCCGTCAGATTCCGGGAGGGCGACGACCCCGGATATCGGGTGCGTCTCAACAGGCGTCACACCGGTGACGCTCCTGACCGGCCCTGCCATGATGGCCCGATGCAAGCGTCAGGGAGACACGCCGGACTGGGCCTCGCCCTCGTCTCGGCGTTCGCGTTCGGTGGTTCCGGAGTGGCGGCGAAGCCGCTGATCGAGGCGGGTCTGGACCCCCTCCACATGGTCTGGCTCAGGGTGGCCGGGGCGGCCCTCGTGCTGTCGCCGCTCGCCTGGCGTCACCGCGACCTGCTGCGCCGCAAACCCGCACTGCTCGCCGGCTTCGGACTGATCGGCGTGGCCGGCGTCCAGGCCTTCTACTTCGCCTCCCTGTCGCGGATCCCGGTCGGTGTGGCCCTGCTGCTGGAGTATCTGGGCCCGGCCCTGCTGCTCGGCTGGATCCGCTTCGTGCAGCGCAAGCCCGTGACGCGGGCCGCCGCCGCGGGCGCCGCCGTCGCCGTCGTGGGCCTGGCCTGCGTGGTCGAGATCTGGGCGGGGCTGAGCCTGGACCCGCTCGGGGTGCTGCTCGGCCTGGCCGCCGCCTGCTGCCAGGCCTTCTACTTCGTCTTCGCCGACCAGGGGACCGACGGGGACGACGTGCCCGACCCGCTCGGGGTGATCGCGTACGGCATGATCATCGGCACCCTGGTGATGACCGTGATCGCCCGGCCGTGGCAGATGGACTGGCAGGTGCTGGGCGGCGACGCCTCGCTGAACGGCACGCTGCTGCCCGCCGGGCTGCTGCTCGGCTGGGTGGTGCTCATCGCGACCGTCCTCGCCTACCTGACCGGCGTGGTCTCGGTCCGCAGGCTCTCGCCGCAGGTCGCGGGCGTGGTGGCCTGCCTGGAGGCGGTGATCGCCACGGTGCTGGCCTGGATCCTGCTCGGCGAACACCTGTCGACCTGGCAGATCGTCGGCGGCGGCCTGGTGCTGGGCGGCGCCCTCATCGCACAGTCCGCCCGGCCGACCCCGCCGGCGGCGGCCGATCCGTCCGTACTGGACCACCAGACCGCCAGCGCCTAGGGTGACGCCATGCCGATGACCGTGCTTCCGCCTCCCGCCGCCTAGCGCGGGCGGCGCTCCACGACCTTCACGACCCGGCCCGGGTGCTCCCGGGCGGGTGCGCGCTGCCCGCGAAGCGATGAGCTGCCCCTTTTCATCCTTCACGCATGCGCGGAGACACACGTGTCGAACCATTCGCCCGCTGCCGGGCGCAGTCTGCTGTACCTCGTCCTCGCCGGAGCCGCCTGGGGCACCGCGGGAGCCGCCGCCTCGCTCCTCTTCCTCTCCAGCGACCTCGGTCCGCTGTCCCTGTCCTTCTGGCGCTGCGCCGGAGGGCTCGTCGTCCTGCTCGCGGTTCTCGCCGTACGCCGTCCCCGCCCGCTCCCGGGGCGGGTGCGGCCCTCGACCCGGTCCCTGATCGGCACCGGACTGCTCTTCACGCTCTTCCAGGCCGCCTACTTCGCCGCCGTGCGCGAGACCGGCCTCGCCGTGGGGACGGTGGTCACGCTGGGGGCCGGGCCGGTGCTGATCGCGCTCGGCGGCCGCCGCTGGATGGGCGAGCGGCTCGGGCTGGGCGGCGGCGCGGCCGTCGCCGGGGCGCTGAGCGGGCTCGCCGTGCTCGTCCTGGGCAGCGGGGGCGGCGCGGTGCGGCCGCTGGGCGTGTGCTGGGCGCTGCTCTCGGCCGCCGGCTACGCGACGATGACCCTGCGGGCCCGGTGGCTCGGGCAGCGCGGGGCCGGCGGGGACCCGCTGGTGACCACGGCCTGGTCGGTCGGGGTGGGCACGGTGTGCCTGCTGCCGCTCGCCGCGGCCGAGGGGCTGCTGCCGCACACGGCCGAGCCGGGGCGGGTGCTGTGGCTGCTGGTGTACGTGGCCACGGTGCCGACGGCGCTCGCGTACGCGCTCTACTTCACCGGGGCCGCCTCCGTGCGGGCCGCGACCGTGTCCGTGATCATGCTGATCGAGCCGGTGAGCGCGGCCGCCATCGCCGTCCTGGTCCTCGGGGAGCAGCTGACGGGCGCGGTGGTGCTGGGCACGGTACTGCTGCTGACGGCGGTCGGGGCGCTGATCGCGGCGGAGTGGCGGCGGCCGGGCGGCGGGACCGGGGGAGGGCCCGTGGGCGCTCCCTTCGGCGGCCCGGCGGACGCGGCCCGTCCGGCCGGGGGTCCGGCGGGACGAACCGCTGCCGGGCGGGCCGGTGCGGAGGACGCTCAGGGCGCGGTGAGGTAGTCCGGGACGGCGACGCCGGGGGCCAGGTCCGCCGCGGGGACGAGGGTCCCGTAGGTGGGCGCGACCGGGACCACGCCCGCCCAGTGGGGCAGGGCCAGGTCCTCGGCGTCGTCGTTCGGGCCGCCCGTGCGGACCTTCGCGGACACCTCGTCCAGGTCCAGGCGGATCACGGCCGTGGCCGCGAGCTCCCTGGCGTTGGCCGGCCGGGAGTCCGCGGACCGGCCCGGGACGACGTGGTCGACCAGGGCGTCCAGGGCGAGGCGGCGCTCCGCCTCGTCCGTGACCTCGCGGGCGGTGCCGTGGACGACCACCGAGCGGTAGTTGATCGAGTGGTGGAAGGCCGAACGGGCCAGCACCAGGCCGTCGAGGTGGGTGACCGTCACGCACGCGGGCAGGCCGGGGTCCTCCCGGCCGGCCGCACGCAGCGGTCGTGAGCCGGTGGAGCCGTGGAGGTAGAGGGCCTCGCCGACGCGGGCGAAGAGCGTGGGCAGGACCACCGGGGCGCCGTCGCGGACGAACCCGAGGTGGCACAGGTACGCCTCGTCGAGGATCGCGTGCACGGTCTCCCGGTCGTAGTGCGCGCGCTCCCGGGAACGGGTGGGGACCGTGCGGTCGGTGGGTTCGTACGGGGCGGCGGGTCCGGTCGTCTCCGTGGCCGGGGTGGCGGTCATGGCGTTCTCCGTTGTATTAGTGCATAATCAGCTTTGTGCTAGGAGACTATCGGATCGCAGGGCGTCGCGCATCGGAGATCGCGGCCAGCGTCGAAGCGGGCGTGGGGTCGGGCGCGCTCGCGCCCGGCGCGCCGCTGCCGCCGATGCGGGAGCTGGCCGGTGAGCTCGGCGTCAACCCCAACACCGTGGCCGCGGCCTACCGCACGCTGCGCGAACGCGGGATCATCGCGACCGACGGACGGCGCGGCAGCCGCGTGCGGGCCCGCCCGACGACCACACCGCGCGACGCGCTGCGGATCACCGTGCCGGAGGGGGTGCGGGACCTGACCGACGGCAACCCGGACGTCGAGCTGCTGCCGTCGCTGGCGGGGCCGCTCGCCGCGGCCGCCCTGCGGTCCGCGCGCTCGCCCGTCCTCTACGGGCAGGACCCCGTCGCCCCGGAGCTGGCCCGCCTCGCGCGGGCCGGCCTGGACGCGGACGGGGTGCCGGCCGGGCCGGTCGCGCTCGCCTCGGGCGCGCTGGACGGGATCGAGCGGGTGCTGGCCGCCCACCTGCGGCCGGGCGACGCGGTGGCCGTGGAGGACCCGGGCTGGGGGAGCGTGCTGGACCTGGTCCCGGCGCTGGGGCTGCGGGTGCTGCCGGTCGGGGTCGACGACGACGGGCCCGACGCGCGGGCCGTGGCGCGGGCGCTGGAGGCCGGGGCCAGGGCGCTGGTGGTGACCTCGCGGGCGCAGAACCCCACCGGGGCCGCGGTGAGCGCCGGGCGGGCGGCCGAACTGCGGGCGCTGCTGGCCCGGCGGCCCGAGGTGCTGGTGATCGAAGACGACCACGGCAACGGTTTCGTCGACCTGCCGCTGCACACCCTGGGCGGCGCCACCCGGCACTGGGCGCTGGTGCGGTCCACGGCCAAGGCGTACGGCCCGGACCTGCGGCTCGCGGTGCTCACGGGCGACGAGGTGACGCTGGACCGGGTGCGCGGGCGGCAGCGGCTGGGCCCGGGCTGGGTGAGCCGGCTGCTCCAGTACGCGGTGGTCGAGCTGTGGTCCTCCGGGGCGGTGGACCGGGCGGCGGTGGCGCGCGCGTACGGGGAACGGCGGGACGCGCTGGTCGCGGCGCTGGCCGGGCGCGGAGTGCGGGCGCACGGCCGCAGCGGGATGAACGTGTGGGTGCCCGTCGCCGACGAGACCGCGGTGGTGACGCGGCTGCTGGCCGCCGGGTGGGCGGTCGCCCCCGGCGCCCGGTTCCGGGCCGAGGCGGGTCCGGGCGTACGGGTGACGGTCTCGCGGCTGCGGGCGGCGGAGGCGACCGCGCTGGCCGACGCGCTGGCGGCGGCGGTCCGGCCGGGGGCGTCGGAGGGCCGGTCCGGCTGACGGGCCGGGCGGTGGCAGGGGGTCAGGGCGCGGGGCGGGCGGTGGGGCGGGTCTGGGTGAGGGCCGCGCCCGCCAGTACGATCAGGGCGCCGACCGGGGTGTTCCAGTGGAGCTGTTCGCCGAGGACCAGGACGCCCGCGGTGGTGGCGATGACCGGGATGAAGTACGTGACCATCTGGGCGGTCGTCGGGCCGACCTCCTTGACCAGCCCGTACTGCATCTGCAGCGCCATGCCCGTGCCGAGGGCGCCCAGGGCGATCACCGACAGGGTCGGCCACAGCGGGAACGACGTGGGCGCGGAGGTGAAGACCGCGCTCGCCAGGGTGAGCTGGACCGTGGAGAGCAGCAGCTGGCCGCCGGTCATCGCCACCGGCGAGC
Above is a window of Streptomyces subrutilus DNA encoding:
- a CDS encoding PadR family transcriptional regulator, which translates into the protein MRSHGQHGHDHGHEHGRGHGHCGPDRREEFAGRRAAFGPFGPPFGGGPFGGRGGRGGPRGRARRGDVRASILALLTDRPMHGYEMIQEIGERSGGAWRPSPGSVYPTLQLLEDEGLITSASDGGKKLFTLTDAGRTEAESGPDVPWADAGRGFDFEAMHEVRQAGVGLMEAFGQVFKTGSPEQREKAVAVINDARKKLYLILADEH
- a CDS encoding type II toxin-antitoxin system Rv0910 family toxin, which gives rise to MAEVTAESRIEAPAAKLWAQLTDWDAYGQWSMTHTDFPKGGPQTLAIGTAFAENMKMMGFPAEVLWTVSELEDERLFAITGKGPMGVAVLTRYTLIPDGAATTVRIDGEFTGAAVSLMAGKLKDSATAALNESLRKLAGLVA
- a CDS encoding EamA family transporter, with product MQASGRHAGLGLALVSAFAFGGSGVAAKPLIEAGLDPLHMVWLRVAGAALVLSPLAWRHRDLLRRKPALLAGFGLIGVAGVQAFYFASLSRIPVGVALLLEYLGPALLLGWIRFVQRKPVTRAAAAGAAVAVVGLACVVEIWAGLSLDPLGVLLGLAAACCQAFYFVFADQGTDGDDVPDPLGVIAYGMIIGTLVMTVIARPWQMDWQVLGGDASLNGTLLPAGLLLGWVVLIATVLAYLTGVVSVRRLSPQVAGVVACLEAVIATVLAWILLGEHLSTWQIVGGGLVLGGALIAQSARPTPPAAADPSVLDHQTASA
- a CDS encoding DMT family transporter, which produces MSNHSPAAGRSLLYLVLAGAAWGTAGAAASLLFLSSDLGPLSLSFWRCAGGLVVLLAVLAVRRPRPLPGRVRPSTRSLIGTGLLFTLFQAAYFAAVRETGLAVGTVVTLGAGPVLIALGGRRWMGERLGLGGGAAVAGALSGLAVLVLGSGGGAVRPLGVCWALLSAAGYATMTLRARWLGQRGAGGDPLVTTAWSVGVGTVCLLPLAAAEGLLPHTAEPGRVLWLLVYVATVPTALAYALYFTGAASVRAATVSVIMLIEPVSAAAIAVLVLGEQLTGAVVLGTVLLLTAVGALIAAEWRRPGGGTGGGPVGAPFGGPADAARPAGGPAGRTAAGRAGAEDAQGAVR
- a CDS encoding pyridoxamine 5'-phosphate oxidase family protein is translated as MTATPATETTGPAAPYEPTDRTVPTRSRERAHYDRETVHAILDEAYLCHLGFVRDGAPVVLPTLFARVGEALYLHGSTGSRPLRAAGREDPGLPACVTVTHLDGLVLARSAFHHSINYRSVVVHGTAREVTDEAERRLALDALVDHVVPGRSADSRPANARELAATAVIRLDLDEVSAKVRTGGPNDDAEDLALPHWAGVVPVAPTYGTLVPAADLAPGVAVPDYLTAP
- a CDS encoding aminotransferase class I/II-fold pyridoxal phosphate-dependent enzyme, whose protein sequence is MLGDYRIAGRRASEIAASVEAGVGSGALAPGAPLPPMRELAGELGVNPNTVAAAYRTLRERGIIATDGRRGSRVRARPTTTPRDALRITVPEGVRDLTDGNPDVELLPSLAGPLAAAALRSARSPVLYGQDPVAPELARLARAGLDADGVPAGPVALASGALDGIERVLAAHLRPGDAVAVEDPGWGSVLDLVPALGLRVLPVGVDDDGPDARAVARALEAGARALVVTSRAQNPTGAAVSAGRAAELRALLARRPEVLVIEDDHGNGFVDLPLHTLGGATRHWALVRSTAKAYGPDLRLAVLTGDEVTLDRVRGRQRLGPGWVSRLLQYAVVELWSSGAVDRAAVARAYGERRDALVAALAGRGVRAHGRSGMNVWVPVADETAVVTRLLAAGWAVAPGARFRAEAGPGVRVTVSRLRAAEATALADALAAAVRPGASEGRSG